A portion of the Elephas maximus indicus isolate mEleMax1 chromosome 13, mEleMax1 primary haplotype, whole genome shotgun sequence genome contains these proteins:
- the LOC126057291 gene encoding LOW QUALITY PROTEIN: olfactory receptor 14K1-like (The sequence of the model RefSeq protein was modified relative to this genomic sequence to represent the inferred CDS: substituted 2 bases at 2 genomic stop codons), whose translation MANVTMEMEFFFMEFAHTKDLQVLHILLFLLIYLVTVMGNLLIIVLVTLNQYLHTPMYFFLKNLSFFDLCLISIIIPKSILNSLTNKNTISLPGCVLQVFLVVHFAGAEVFILTAISYDRYVAICHPLHYEAIMSRGVCLRMAAASWFFGGSFGSLYXAGTFSLSFCGSRNLPXFFCDVPSLLKMSCSKSHITITVSVAIGVFYGFFCLLAIVFSYICIFNTVLSIPSVQGRSKAFSTCLPHLTVVTTFLLTGAIAYLKPVPISPSLLDLLLSALYSVLPPTLKPIIYSLRNKEIKAALKKLLWKLGGNMK comes from the coding sequence ATGGCCAATGTTACAATGGAGATGGAATTCTTCTTCATGGAATTCGCCCACACCAAGGATCTCCAGGTCCTGCACATCCTTCTGTTTTTGCTAATTTACTTGGTGACTGTAATGGGGAATCTTCTCATTATAGTCCTTGTCACCCTGAACCAGTAtcttcacacccccatgtacttcttcctgaaGAACTTGTCCTTCTTTGATCTCTGTCTCATTTCCATCATAATCCCCAAATCCATTCTCAACTCTCTTACTAATAAGAACACCATTTCTTTGCCAGGATGTGTGTTACAGGTCTTTTTGGTAGTTCACTTTGCTGGCGCTGAAGTGTTCATCCTCACGGCTATATcttatgatcgctatgtggccatctgtcacccactGCACTATGAGGCCATCATGAGCAGAGGAGTCTGCTTACGGATGGCAgctgcttcctggttctttggaggATCCTTTGGAAGCTTATATTGAGCCGGCAcattctctttatctttctgcGGCTCCAGGAACCTCCCTTGATTTTTCTGTGATGTCCCCTCACTATTAAAGATgtcttgctcaaagtcacatatAACTATTACTGTTAGTGTGGCAATTGGAGTAttttatggtttcttttgtttactTGCCATTGTTTTCTCGTATATCTGTATTTTCAATACAGTGCTAAGCATCCCATCCGTTCAAGGCCGATcaaaagccttctccacctgcttACCCCATCTCACAGTCGTGACCACCTTTCTCCTGACGGGAGCCATTGCCTATCTGAAGCCAGTGCCAATATCTCCCTCTCTGCTGGACTTGCTGCTGTCTGCTTTGTATTCAGTTTTGCCTCCCACCCTGAAGCCCATCATCTACAGCCTCAGGAACAAAGAAATTAAGGCAGCTCTGAAAAAACTCCTGTGGAAACTTGGTGGCAATATGAAGTag